A window of Kiritimatiellia bacterium contains these coding sequences:
- a CDS encoding polysaccharide biosynthesis tyrosine autokinase: MDEQPTASDSSLHFFDYWRVIRSRKEVVLAVLLLTVVTAVIYTFSLEPEYMAQARILVREDALDLPVFEREFQTGWNPYFLRTQFELIKSRPILYQVAANLNLAQVWGERFRADKRPLSKDEVYEHLMRSLEVDQSRDTSLIAIRVRSRDPEEAARIANEVAQVYRDQRLNVKRNELRRALDAVRAEMEKQRERVAAKEAEVERLRKELGVAVIGSMGQPGSGFRVDKVRLQQLEADRIAARVDMLYRKARMEQLEAMTPEELMESASLIVQDSEIATLRRQLVDTDVQLKLLLQTYGENHPEVVRFRAGREELQQKLTNALNGLKRGVRADYEVSLARYEALDQELKAAREADIAAEGEKYLPFAKAERELDLERNVLQVLEARVRQEAIKLEVPSTPVELVDPAEPPVRPVGPRHLFNILLGLMIGTIAGLGIAFFIEYLDTSVKTVDDVERYLGLPVIGIIPQKVRPMILDGPDCSYAEAYRVLRTNLLFSNKGVPGGAFAIVSGGVGEGKSTTLFNLAYVCATMGDKVLIVDSDLRRPVQHTILNMPNRFGLTNVLMRDVPIEETIKAVPNVPNLHFLPSGKLPRSSVGVLNTQRMRELIKNLRARYDYVFFDAPPVIGVSDASILASEVDGVLLVVQYRKYPRIMSLRAKRMIENVGGRIVGVVLNNINILRDDYYYYYHSYYSNYYYQHAPPAEEAAKAEAGKPA, translated from the coding sequence ATGGACGAGCAACCGACAGCCAGCGATTCGAGTCTTCATTTTTTTGATTACTGGCGGGTGATCCGCTCTCGCAAGGAGGTGGTGCTCGCCGTACTGCTGCTGACGGTCGTCACAGCGGTGATCTACACCTTCTCGCTCGAACCGGAATACATGGCGCAGGCGCGCATCCTTGTGCGAGAAGATGCGCTGGACCTGCCGGTCTTCGAGCGGGAGTTTCAAACCGGGTGGAACCCGTACTTTCTGCGCACGCAGTTCGAGCTCATCAAGTCCCGTCCGATCCTCTACCAGGTGGCCGCGAACCTGAACCTCGCGCAGGTTTGGGGGGAACGGTTCCGCGCCGACAAGCGACCGCTCTCGAAGGACGAAGTGTATGAACATCTGATGCGGAGTCTCGAGGTAGACCAGTCCCGCGATACCAGCCTCATCGCGATCCGCGTGCGAAGCCGTGACCCGGAGGAGGCCGCGAGGATTGCGAACGAGGTGGCCCAGGTCTATCGAGACCAGCGGTTGAACGTAAAGCGAAACGAGCTGCGTCGCGCGCTGGATGCCGTGCGCGCGGAAATGGAAAAGCAGCGGGAGCGGGTCGCGGCGAAGGAGGCGGAGGTGGAACGGCTCCGCAAGGAGCTGGGCGTCGCAGTGATCGGCTCCATGGGCCAGCCGGGCAGCGGCTTCCGCGTGGACAAGGTGCGGCTGCAGCAGTTGGAGGCCGATCGCATCGCGGCGCGGGTGGACATGTTGTATCGGAAGGCTCGGATGGAGCAGCTGGAGGCGATGACGCCGGAGGAGCTGATGGAGTCCGCCTCGCTGATCGTGCAAGACTCCGAGATTGCGACGCTGCGGCGGCAACTTGTGGACACCGACGTGCAGCTGAAGCTTTTGCTGCAGACCTACGGTGAGAACCATCCGGAGGTCGTCCGCTTCCGCGCGGGTCGCGAGGAGCTGCAGCAGAAGCTCACCAACGCGCTGAACGGTTTGAAACGGGGTGTGCGGGCGGACTACGAGGTGAGCCTCGCGCGGTACGAGGCGCTCGACCAGGAGCTGAAGGCTGCGCGCGAGGCGGACATCGCCGCGGAGGGCGAGAAGTACCTACCGTTTGCGAAGGCTGAGCGCGAGCTGGACTTGGAGCGAAACGTGCTGCAGGTGCTGGAGGCGCGCGTGCGACAGGAGGCCATCAAACTCGAGGTGCCGAGCACGCCGGTCGAGCTGGTGGATCCAGCCGAACCGCCGGTGCGGCCGGTGGGACCTCGACATCTCTTCAATATCCTGCTCGGCCTCATGATTGGTACCATCGCCGGCCTCGGGATCGCGTTCTTCATCGAGTACCTCGACACGTCCGTGAAGACGGTGGACGACGTGGAGCGGTACCTCGGCCTGCCCGTGATCGGCATCATCCCGCAAAAAGTCCGCCCGATGATTCTCGATGGTCCCGACTGCTCGTACGCGGAGGCGTACCGCGTGCTGCGGACGAATCTGTTGTTCTCAAACAAGGGCGTGCCAGGGGGCGCGTTTGCCATCGTCAGCGGTGGCGTGGGCGAGGGGAAGTCCACCACCCTCTTCAATCTGGCCTATGTGTGTGCGACGATGGGCGACAAGGTGCTGATTGTGGACTCCGATCTGCGACGGCCGGTGCAGCACACGATTCTGAACATGCCGAACCGGTTCGGCCTCACCAACGTGCTGATGCGCGACGTGCCCATCGAGGAAACGATCAAGGCGGTGCCGAACGTGCCGAACCTTCATTTCCTTCCGAGCGGCAAGCTCCCCAGGTCCTCGGTCGGCGTACTGAACACGCAGCGGATGCGTGAGCTGATCAAAAACCTTCGCGCGCGCTATGACTACGTGTTCTTCGATGCGCCGCCGGTGATCGGCGTCAGCGACGCCTCCATTCTCGCCAGCGAGGTGGACGGTGTACTGCTGGTGGTGCAGTACCGGAAATACCCGAGAATCATGTCGCTGCGCGCGAAGCGAATGATCGAAAATGTGGGCGGCCGCATTGTCGGGGTGGTGCTGAACAACATCAACATCCTGCGCGACGACTATTACTACTACTACCACTCCTACTACTCGAACTATTATTATCAGCATGCGCCGCCGGCCGAGGAAGCGGCGAAGGCCGAGGCGGGGAAACCGGCCTGA
- a CDS encoding polysaccharide export protein — translation MKQTTQGCRSVGIALAALLWAAGCHGGLGRRGDLPPLRLEGSSPFPAETAAVPSGASTNRTPAEGEPAPVTRPGETTAEMIPSAGGAAYRLRPGDSVVVILRTVQSEQFEMVVDENGDIKLPYIGAVRAAGRTAREVEDQIQKLYIDGKIYRFITVNVLVPTRSYFVRGEVRNPGRFPLMGSVRLLQAIAAAGGFTDFADISDIRLTRGDKTYRLNGREIERNPEKDIEIEAGDTIVVKRTWY, via the coding sequence ATGAAGCAAACAACGCAAGGTTGCCGAAGTGTGGGCATCGCGCTCGCCGCGCTCCTGTGGGCGGCCGGGTGTCACGGAGGACTGGGGCGCCGCGGGGATCTGCCGCCGTTGCGGCTGGAAGGTTCGTCGCCATTTCCTGCGGAAACCGCCGCGGTGCCGAGCGGGGCGAGCACCAACCGTACGCCGGCGGAGGGGGAGCCGGCACCGGTCACGCGCCCGGGCGAGACCACCGCCGAGATGATCCCCTCTGCAGGTGGCGCAGCCTACCGACTACGGCCGGGTGACAGCGTCGTGGTGATTTTGCGAACCGTACAGTCCGAACAGTTCGAGATGGTCGTGGACGAAAACGGCGACATCAAGCTGCCGTACATCGGCGCGGTGCGGGCGGCGGGTCGCACCGCTCGCGAGGTCGAAGACCAGATCCAGAAGCTCTACATTGACGGAAAAATTTACCGATTCATCACCGTGAACGTGCTCGTGCCGACCCGGAGCTATTTCGTGCGCGGAGAGGTTCGCAATCCGGGGCGGTTCCCGCTGATGGGCTCGGTTCGGCTGCTCCAGGCGATCGCCGCCGCAGGCGGATTCACGGACTTCGCCGATATCAGCGACATTCGGCTGACCCGCGGCGATAAGACCTACCGTCTGAACGGCCGCGAAATCGAGCGGAACCCGGAAAAGGACATCGAAATCGAAGCGGGCGACACGATCGTCGTCAAACGCACCTGGTATTGA
- a CDS encoding O-antigen ligase family protein — translation MPADWIRRRPAAAATYELIALTLAVLPALLGPVLFGAVRLWSILPLSISAWLAFLLLALRPLVFRAMVPWSEPPATLTGLLFLAYAVARIPNAVAPYEAMLRVVMIGAGWAAYVVVANLAGRSGRWKWVLGALLTFAALNAVYAWAQHAQGSRAVLWIERDSSYGMRMGGTYVCPNHFANLLAMTAALATGVLTAPEVGWTLKVIAAYAAVLVPWPLILSQSRSGVACAIGAPLLTGMLVSTRRGVKAALAALLALPVLAVVVGVVVWTRADDLRGRLERSPEDLQLRVEMWRGTLRMIRDAPALGHGGGSFHLVDSLYVNLHPGRAAVHAHNDYLHVAAEYGVVGLGLAVMAGVAMVVGLLRLVLRSRHERSARLAAGALGMLAAALAQSLVDFNLHIFGNSLTLLVAIGAVASVAHASGELRNRLPPPWIARAVSLVGGAVAVLALVVAVRALGAHFWVAVAAERALARGDLVAAGRAAERAEAWDPRAIAPLLTRAEVAIQMARTEPDAARRAKLLEQAATLCEEGLRRNPREPGFAHLQAQVLSLRGDDAAALKAFQRLVADYPNRPYFRVRLAAQLERMGRLQEAAEALREALRWMPEDEHARRYLRVLELRIAASAARP, via the coding sequence GTGCCGGCTGACTGGATCCGGCGGCGTCCCGCAGCGGCGGCGACGTACGAATTGATCGCCCTCACGCTCGCGGTGCTGCCTGCGCTGCTCGGTCCGGTTCTGTTCGGGGCAGTGCGGCTGTGGTCCATTCTGCCGTTGAGCATCTCCGCCTGGCTCGCGTTTCTGCTGCTGGCGCTGCGGCCGTTGGTGTTCCGGGCAATGGTGCCATGGTCCGAACCGCCCGCAACGCTGACGGGTTTGCTCTTTCTCGCCTACGCGGTCGCGCGCATTCCGAACGCGGTGGCACCCTACGAGGCGATGCTGCGCGTTGTGATGATCGGCGCCGGCTGGGCGGCCTATGTGGTGGTGGCCAATCTGGCGGGCCGGTCCGGCCGGTGGAAGTGGGTGCTCGGCGCGTTGCTGACATTCGCGGCCCTCAATGCGGTCTACGCCTGGGCACAGCACGCACAGGGCTCGCGCGCAGTGTTGTGGATCGAGCGCGACAGCTCCTACGGAATGCGCATGGGCGGCACCTACGTCTGCCCGAACCATTTTGCGAATTTGCTCGCGATGACCGCGGCACTGGCGACGGGTGTGCTGACCGCACCGGAGGTCGGCTGGACGCTGAAAGTCATCGCCGCGTATGCGGCGGTATTGGTGCCTTGGCCTCTGATCCTTTCGCAGTCGCGCTCCGGGGTCGCGTGTGCGATCGGCGCGCCGTTGCTGACGGGCATGCTGGTGTCAACTCGCCGGGGCGTGAAGGCCGCGCTCGCCGCACTGCTGGCGCTGCCGGTCCTCGCGGTGGTGGTGGGAGTGGTCGTTTGGACACGGGCGGACGATCTGCGCGGGCGCCTGGAGCGCTCGCCGGAGGACCTCCAGTTGCGCGTGGAAATGTGGCGGGGCACACTCCGAATGATCCGTGATGCGCCCGCGTTGGGACACGGTGGAGGGAGTTTTCATCTGGTCGACAGTCTTTATGTGAATCTCCATCCGGGCCGGGCCGCCGTGCATGCGCACAATGACTATCTCCATGTCGCCGCCGAGTACGGAGTGGTCGGATTGGGACTGGCGGTGATGGCGGGCGTTGCGATGGTCGTTGGACTGTTGCGCTTGGTGCTGCGCAGCCGGCACGAACGAAGCGCGCGGTTGGCGGCCGGTGCGCTGGGCATGCTCGCGGCTGCACTGGCGCAGTCGCTGGTGGACTTCAACCTGCACATTTTCGGGAACAGCCTCACGTTGCTGGTGGCGATCGGAGCGGTCGCCTCGGTCGCGCATGCGAGCGGTGAGCTTCGCAACCGTCTGCCGCCGCCCTGGATTGCACGCGCGGTTTCACTGGTGGGCGGTGCGGTGGCGGTGCTGGCGCTGGTTGTCGCGGTGCGGGCGCTGGGTGCCCATTTCTGGGTGGCTGTCGCGGCCGAGCGCGCTCTCGCGCGCGGAGACCTGGTCGCGGCCGGTCGCGCGGCGGAACGCGCCGAGGCTTGGGATCCGCGCGCGATCGCTCCGCTGTTGACCCGGGCCGAGGTGGCGATTCAGATGGCGCGGACGGAGCCCGACGCAGCGCGCCGAGCGAAGTTGCTGGAACAGGCGGCAACGCTCTGCGAGGAGGGGCTTCGTCGGAACCCTCGCGAGCCGGGTTTTGCACATCTGCAAGCACAGGTCCTCAGCTTGCGCGGCGACGACGCGGCAGCACTGAAAGCGTTTCAGCGCCTCGTCGCGGACTACCCCAACCGCCCATATTTCCGGGTGCGGCTCGCCGCGCAGCTTGAGCGCATGGGCCGGCTGCAGGAGGCGGCCGAAGCATTGCGAGAGGCGCTGCGGTGGATGCCGGAGGACGAGCATGCGCGCCGTTACCTTCGCGTGCTGGAACTGCGGATCGCCGCCAGCGCCGCGCGCCCGTAA